In Bombus affinis isolate iyBomAffi1 chromosome 8, iyBomAffi1.2, whole genome shotgun sequence, the following proteins share a genomic window:
- the LOC126919248 gene encoding uncharacterized protein LOC126919248, with amino-acid sequence MVVHFDRMSKPEMHLPKLFLLFSFFITIGQCDVQNSTGKDDTTAQIALGEKRLEDHIRAIVKHYQQEDPIGLPGVPIPDPLPVPDMKHSFSMYTMNFKQMNVYDLSKFRIVNMESELALMQISVTLYMKNLNIRGFYTLSSWLSRSAGNFTVKLSGVYVKGLGRLEVANDGKLQAQNIDLDLTFEKIDMDFKNLGFLGSVFQSMINSIGTFIFDSIKPFILKEINTKARGEANKQISQLPQQFPNSISPFDMLITEIRRQIAEKGYDPFKVKDYSQTVGIFTVMSTHTWITGLGSVYRMGNVTLSIQNKTVYATIDAGTQEIEGKTHWEISVIGGVLSRAGVVSFTIQYFRAQVKLSQPLDTRQKPNMEGLDLELGNIQARVHGAGTVDYLIEASINILPNLLRYQIMDAIEGPLKRRIQIELDKVDVEKEIYEHIPHIEEHATRHIHGLIPPEETILEGLMPPQDQDEQPFSESEENRGPS; translated from the exons ATGGTCGTTCATTTCGATCGTATGTCAAAACCGGAAATGCATCTTCcaaaattatttcttcttttttccttttttatcacAATAGGCCAATGTGATGTTCAAAATTCTACCG GAAAAGATGATACCACAGCACAAATAGCGCTTGGCGAGAAGCGACTCGAGGATCATATTCGCGCGATTGTAAAGCACTATCAGCAAGAAGATCCGATAGGTCTACCTGGTGTGCCTATACCCGATCCCTTGCCAGTGCCGGATATGAAGCATTCGTTTTCTATGTATACTATGAATTTCAAACAAATGAATGTTTACGATTTATCAAAATTCCGGATAGTAAACATGGAATCAGAACTGGCTTTGATGCAA ATTTCAGTGACTTTATATATGAAAAACCTGAACATCCGTGGATTCTATACTCTCTCTTCTTGGCTATCACGATCGGCTGGTAATTTTACTGTGAAATTGTCGGGAGTGTACGTAAAAGGACTTGGCAGGCTGGAAGTGGCCAACGATGGTAAACTGCAAGCACAAAACATCGATTTGGATTTGACATTTGAAAAGATAGACATGGATTTCAAGAATTTGGGCTTCTTGGGCTCTGTGTTTCAAAGCATGATCAATTCTATAGGCACCTTTATTTTTGACAGTATTAAACCTTTCATATTAAAGGAAATAAACACGAAAGCTAG GGGCGAAGCTAACAAACAGATCTCACAATTACCGCAGCAATTCCCGAATTCTATATCGCCCTTCGATATGTTAATAACCGAGATCCGCAGACAAATAGCTGAAAAAGGCTACGATCCGTTCAAGGTGAAGGATTATAGCCAGACCGTCGGTATATTCACAGTGATGTCGACTCATACTTGGATCACTGGCCTGGGAAGCGTTTACCGAATGGGAAACGTTACTTTAAGCATACAGAACAAAACA GTGTATGCAACAATCGATGCTGGTACCCAAGAAATTGAAGGAAAGACTCATTGGGAAATAAGCGTGATTGGTGGTGTTTTATCAAGAGCAGGTGTAGTTTCCTTTACTATACAATACTTCAGGGCTCAAGTAAAATTAAGCCAGCCCCTGGACACTCGGCAAAAGCCGAACATGGAAGGTCTTGATCTTGAATTGGGTAATATTCAAGCAAGAGTGCATGGAGCTGGTACCGTCGATTACTTAATCGAAGCAAGCATTAATATATTACCAAACCTTTTAAG GTATCAGATAATGGATGCGATAGAAGGACCACTTAAAAGACGTATTCAAATTGAACTAGACAAAGTGGACGTCGAAAAAGAGATTTACGAACATATTCCACACATAGAGGAACATGCTACTAGACATATTCATGGTTTGATTCCTCCGGAAGAGACGATTTTAGAAGGATTAATGCCGCCTCAGGATCAGGATGAACAACCATTTTCGGAAAGTGAAGAAAATCGAGGTCCTTCGTAA
- the LOC126919281 gene encoding protein lethal(2)essential for life-like: MALVTRDLFRNWWRDMDRYHQELEEHFKRLSTRDDFWKFPPMPSFKEFFQPWRNMIEDLEHQVGGSTTVERDENKYQVIVDVQQFAPEEITVRTDDKSITIEGKHEEKKDQHGYVSRHFVRRYVLPQGYDIGHVKPSLSSDGILTVTAPRLSLPAPGERIVPIERSNALAIKA, encoded by the coding sequence ATGGCACTGGTAACTAGAGATCTTTTCCGCAACTGGTGGAGGGATATGGATCGTTATCATCAAGAATTGGAAGAACACTTCAAACGTCTTAGCACCAGAGACGATTTTTGGAAATTCCCACCAATGCCATCCTTCAAGGAGTTCTTCCAGCCATGGAGGAACATGATAGAAGATTTGGAACATCAAGTTGGAGGTTCGACCACCGTTGAACGGGATGAAAACAAATATCAAGTGATTGTCGATGTACAGCAATTCGCACCAGAAGAAATCACTGTCAGAACGGACGATAAATCTATTACCATCGAGGGTAAACACGAAGAGAAAAAGGATCAACATGGTTACGTGTCAAGACATTTCGTGCGTCGATACGTATTACCACAAGGATACGATATCGGCCACGTTAAACCGAGTTTGTCGTCCGATGGTATTCTCACTGTCACTGCTCCGAGACTCTCTCTACCAGCACCTGGAGAAAGAATCGTACCAATCGAACGAAGTAACGCGCTAGCAATTAAGGCgtaa